One window of Candidatus Neomarinimicrobiota bacterium genomic DNA carries:
- a CDS encoding AAA family ATPase — MVFDLTDLNERIRDESTFIQKIKDEIKKVIVGQDVIIERLIIGLLCRGHILIEGVPGLAKTLTISTLSKIIKTTFRRIQFTPDLLPADLIGTLVYNQKTGEFETKKGPIFANIILADEINRSPAKVQSALLEAMQEKQVTIGEKTHKLEEPFLVLATQNPIEQEGTYPLPEAQIDRFMLKVLIGYPSKDEEIKIIKRMAKTDGLPEVTPIVDPKNILKARKVLNDIYVDEKINKYIVDIVFATREPENYGLKDIAGLIEYGASPRASIYLTLAGKAKAFINGRGYVIPEDIKDILHDVLRHRIILTFEAEAEEITSDNIINRIAEKIEVP; from the coding sequence ATGGTTTTTGATCTAACAGATCTAAACGAAAGAATTCGAGATGAAAGTACATTCATACAAAAAATAAAAGACGAGATTAAAAAAGTAATTGTTGGACAAGACGTAATTATTGAAAGATTGATAATAGGGCTCTTATGCCGTGGGCATATTCTCATAGAGGGAGTCCCTGGTCTGGCAAAAACTCTAACTATCAGCACTCTCTCAAAAATAATTAAAACAACATTCAGAAGAATCCAATTCACACCGGATCTACTTCCTGCTGACTTAATAGGAACACTGGTTTATAATCAAAAGACTGGAGAATTTGAAACGAAAAAAGGACCGATATTTGCAAATATAATCCTCGCAGATGAAATAAACCGTTCTCCTGCCAAAGTTCAATCAGCCCTCTTAGAGGCGATGCAGGAAAAACAGGTAACAATTGGTGAAAAAACACATAAGTTGGAAGAACCGTTCCTTGTATTAGCCACACAAAATCCCATAGAACAGGAAGGGACATATCCTCTGCCCGAGGCACAAATCGATCGATTCATGTTAAAGGTTCTGATAGGTTATCCCAGCAAAGATGAGGAAATAAAAATTATAAAAAGGATGGCAAAAACAGATGGCTTGCCTGAGGTAACCCCGATTGTAGATCCAAAAAATATTTTGAAAGCAAGGAAAGTTCTAAATGATATATATGTTGACGAAAAAATAAATAAATACATCGTAGATATTGTCTTTGCTACAAGGGAACCTGAAAATTACGGCTTAAAAGATATCGCTGGTCTCATTGAATACGGTGCTTCACCGAGGGCATCAATATACCTTACTCTCGCAGGAAAAGCAAAAGCCTTCATCAATGGAAGAGGATATGTAATCCCTGAAGATATAAAGGATATTCTCCATGATGTCTTAAGACATCGTATTATACTAACTTTTGAAGCTGAAGCGGAAGAAATTACATCAGACAACATAATCAATCGAATAGCTGAAAAGATCGAAGTACCGTAA
- a CDS encoding ATP-binding cassette domain-containing protein → MIEVRNLVKYYGNLAAVKDISFTVEKGEVLGFLGPNAAGKTTTMRIITGYMPPTGGTVTVSGYDIFKNPLEVKKRIGYLPENPPLYLDMKVRDYLKFVAEIKGVDKKGINAEVERVAELTSITHVLEKYTGKLSKGYKQRVGLAQALINNPPVLILDEPTIGLDPKQIIEVRELIKSLGNEHTIILSTHILPEVSMTCSRVIIINEGKLVAIDSPDNLTTRLQGSETVYLEVDGPIQQVLNTINNMEEVISAQIEQKKNEAIATYKVQSRVGSNIQRKLASTIVNNNWGLLELRTERLSLEEIFLKLTTKEEEIN, encoded by the coding sequence GTGATAGAAGTAAGAAATTTAGTAAAATATTATGGAAACCTTGCGGCTGTAAAAGACATATCATTCACCGTAGAAAAGGGAGAAGTTCTTGGTTTTCTGGGACCAAATGCGGCAGGAAAAACTACAACAATGCGAATTATCACCGGTTATATGCCACCGACCGGTGGTACAGTGACTGTTTCCGGATATGATATATTTAAGAATCCACTTGAGGTTAAAAAGAGAATAGGTTACCTTCCTGAAAATCCACCTCTTTATCTTGATATGAAAGTCAGAGACTACTTGAAATTTGTAGCGGAAATAAAGGGAGTGGATAAAAAAGGTATAAATGCAGAGGTTGAACGTGTAGCTGAACTCACTTCTATTACACACGTTCTTGAAAAATACACAGGAAAACTCTCCAAGGGTTACAAGCAAAGAGTTGGTTTAGCACAGGCACTTATCAACAACCCACCTGTTTTGATCCTGGATGAGCCGACAATTGGCCTCGACCCGAAGCAGATAATAGAAGTAAGAGAATTAATAAAAAGTCTTGGTAACGAACACACTATAATTCTGTCCACCCATATACTACCTGAGGTAAGTATGACATGCAGCCGTGTGATAATAATAAACGAGGGGAAACTGGTAGCTATAGACTCACCTGATAACCTTACAACAAGGCTGCAAGGTTCAGAAACTGTGTATCTTGAAGTTGACGGACCAATCCAGCAGGTATTAAATACAATTAACAATATGGAAGAAGTTATCTCCGCTCAGATTGAACAGAAGAAAAATGAAGCCATTGCCACCTACAAGGTACAATCCAGGGTTGGCTCAAATATTCAGAGAAAACTTGCTAGCACAATAGTTAACAACAATTGGGGATTATTAGAACTAAGAACTGAAAGATTGAGTCTTGAGGAAATCTTCCTTAAACTAACAACAAAAGAGGAGGAGATAAATTAA
- a CDS encoding DUF4340 domain-containing protein, translating into MKWKNTLILFSVFLVLLAIIYIFEIQGTKKREAKEEYEKLLLKVDKDSVVEYSLKNEKDTLTVRKSNGKWDIVSPFFAGGDNKKIQSNLESILESKIERTIVQNLTDLEPYGLHKPRGEVTVVKSDSSKIRLLIGDENPTGSFIYVKYPEKPDIYTTKKSLWSYVNKSIYDLRDKQILHFDKDNVRKIDLSSKKYGKIIIEKIGEDKWQITEPIKYPARSSTVRIYLNSLTGNKAKEFVDEDPQDLKKYGLKNPLLIVNCYVGEELTKATLIIGDSLDGSSKFYSKEESRKPVFTIQKYVFRNLNKDAFYFQEKKISGYDGKNADSIIAKIEDEEFACVRDTNNHWIIVKPDTIELEKSRINNWLNGIRDFIVDKLVTYKPKGLKTYGLDYPSVKIALFNKGKKVESILVGKKDGDYYYTKNESYPYVYKIKEYKVKRLLKKINDLKKSEEKDSKSEK; encoded by the coding sequence ATGAAATGGAAGAATACCCTGATACTTTTCTCGGTATTTCTTGTTTTACTAGCTATTATATATATTTTTGAAATACAAGGAACAAAGAAAAGAGAAGCAAAAGAAGAATACGAAAAACTTTTGCTAAAAGTTGATAAAGATAGCGTGGTAGAATATTCACTTAAAAATGAAAAAGATACTCTAACAGTAAGAAAATCAAATGGTAAGTGGGACATAGTTTCCCCATTTTTTGCTGGGGGAGATAATAAAAAAATTCAATCAAATCTTGAGTCAATACTTGAAAGTAAAATTGAACGAACTATAGTGCAAAACTTAACTGATCTTGAGCCATATGGACTTCATAAACCAAGGGGAGAGGTTACTGTAGTAAAGAGTGACTCTTCGAAAATAAGACTTTTAATCGGTGATGAAAATCCAACGGGTTCCTTTATTTATGTAAAATATCCTGAAAAGCCCGATATTTACACTACCAAAAAGTCTCTATGGAGTTATGTGAATAAATCTATATACGATCTGCGAGACAAGCAAATACTGCATTTTGATAAGGACAACGTAAGGAAAATAGATTTATCTTCTAAAAAGTATGGTAAAATAATAATCGAAAAAATTGGAGAGGACAAATGGCAAATCACTGAACCTATAAAATATCCTGCAAGATCAAGCACCGTTAGGATATATCTGAATTCATTAACTGGCAATAAAGCAAAAGAATTTGTTGACGAAGACCCACAAGACCTGAAAAAATATGGTCTTAAAAACCCACTTCTTATAGTCAATTGTTACGTTGGGGAAGAATTGACAAAGGCAACCCTCATTATTGGTGATAGTCTGGATGGTTCCAGTAAATTCTATTCAAAAGAAGAGTCAAGAAAACCAGTCTTCACAATACAAAAATATGTATTCAGAAACCTAAACAAAGATGCTTTTTATTTCCAGGAGAAAAAAATATCCGGCTATGATGGGAAGAATGCCGATAGCATTATTGCAAAGATAGAAGATGAAGAATTTGCCTGTGTAAGAGATACTAACAATCACTGGATAATTGTAAAACCCGATACTATAGAGCTTGAAAAATCAAGAATAAATAACTGGTTAAACGGCATCAGAGACTTCATAGTTGATAAACTCGTAACTTATAAACCTAAGGGGCTAAAAACATATGGTCTGGACTATCCAAGTGTGAAGATAGCATTATTTAATAAAGGCAAAAAAGTAGAATCAATTCTTGTTGGCAAAAAAGACGGTGACTATTATTACACAAAGAATGAATCCTATCCATATGTATATAAAATAAAAGAATACAAAGTCAAAAGACTGTTGAAGAAAATAAATGACCTGAAGAAATCGGAGGAAAAAGATAGCAAGTCAGAAAAGTAA
- a CDS encoding PD-(D/E)XK nuclease family protein encodes MRNITYLFAPIGSNYTEKIIQIISNHMGNDSKVYIITSSNLYAEKYKRLISQNGIKYTPGQIMIGTILYFAEKILDNQKILYNSLSPAEEQLLIYKLIMDSSKSKDEIEQIRTLSKVPSYYDILLKLKEQAIKKEDVYRYLKNKNIDDSEKNTILKIFFQELGFEESERKYSNSYKILKSINYIKNFINNRMNNILIVDGFYELTKLQKIFLQEAIKNVTNCYIRLIKGSNPVYEYCSVDHTYFGTGKSIYIEEYNKHNIIADIRRLIFNNENYLDIELNFSTKKYELNCDSKDIKIIKCSDRESEVEIACKTIKHWILNGINPSEICVTYRGGYDYSKLFRFYLNKYRIPYKEKIPCTGYEPLSEFILKLIELNISNFERDKLLDFLKCNLLNRHFDREIVLKFEKISSRWGIIYGEKAWIKACDKRKAYLNFILENYLEDEATQEKESIKNEIKILDEIRALLSKFLNIFHLEKKATLKNYIKSLLEITSQIGSEIESPYTKKLLNLFHSLFNNSSHRISLNTLLNILTNLLYQKIEYRSEDYGVTISDVMNIRGAEPECMVILGFVDGEFPLYRYDSKWELSLKEELNTLFNEQIFDIGKKYLVEEQFLLYYLISSTKSKLMLTYPEFDLRRKQLQTSPFIYEVANVLKSLSKSFYIESYNSNNIELTIDTAYNEQELLDASSLNKEIISVVAPEKYKFIIERARIENWRINRIYNSFTGKISNNSLIMEFFKKNISISRLHEYTKCPFYFACKNIWKIEVVEEPYFEIDRMMIGLIIHKLLEEYVKDFLLRKEINPELSWAEYLEQYDPECEDEMIENLIKEYNHEISLLPPMIRNQKLEFLKLGLKNFIDYEIALSKKSNYQPIFAEKEVKAKINELSLPDGLKEVNFISKIDRIDYNIDYNGYTIIEYKLSSSSIPNTLKSLEEKRYLQIPFYLLMLKYNRGYSDKPILGGVYFSFKDGTRSNAFSKIQLIKRQNKFIEDLDEKLNTTKNILSEIINKIYQGDFSVKPFDSNECKNCEYSDVCHVYY; translated from the coding sequence ATGAGAAATATAACCTATCTCTTCGCTCCAATTGGATCAAATTACACTGAAAAAATAATTCAGATCATTTCAAACCACATGGGTAATGATTCAAAAGTCTATATAATTACCTCTTCAAACCTTTATGCAGAAAAATATAAACGATTGATATCTCAAAATGGTATAAAATACACACCCGGGCAAATCATGATTGGAACAATACTATATTTTGCGGAAAAAATTCTTGATAATCAAAAAATCCTCTATAACTCACTATCACCGGCTGAGGAACAGCTCCTTATTTATAAGCTAATTATGGATTCATCAAAGTCTAAAGATGAAATAGAGCAAATTCGAACTCTCTCAAAAGTCCCATCTTACTATGATATTTTATTAAAACTAAAAGAGCAGGCGATAAAAAAAGAGGATGTTTATAGATATCTAAAAAACAAGAACATTGATGATAGTGAAAAAAATACTATACTAAAAATATTCTTCCAAGAGCTGGGATTTGAAGAATCAGAACGCAAATACTCAAACTCATATAAAATTTTAAAATCAATCAACTATATTAAAAATTTTATTAACAATAGAATGAATAATATTCTAATAGTCGATGGTTTTTATGAATTAACCAAATTGCAAAAAATTTTCCTTCAAGAAGCTATAAAAAATGTCACAAACTGCTACATAAGATTAATCAAGGGCTCAAATCCCGTATATGAATATTGCTCAGTAGACCATACCTACTTCGGAACAGGGAAAAGCATATACATCGAAGAATACAACAAGCATAATATTATAGCAGATATTAGACGACTAATTTTCAACAACGAGAACTATTTAGATATCGAATTAAACTTTTCAACAAAAAAATATGAGCTCAACTGTGACAGTAAAGATATTAAAATAATCAAATGTTCAGACAGGGAATCAGAGGTTGAGATAGCATGCAAAACAATTAAGCACTGGATACTAAATGGTATTAATCCATCGGAGATATGCGTAACCTATCGAGGAGGATATGACTATTCAAAACTTTTTAGATTTTATCTAAATAAATATAGAATACCTTATAAAGAAAAAATACCTTGTACAGGCTATGAACCTTTATCTGAATTTATCCTAAAGCTTATTGAATTAAACATCTCAAATTTTGAACGAGACAAACTATTAGATTTCTTAAAATGTAACCTGCTAAACAGACATTTTGATAGAGAAATAGTTTTAAAATTTGAGAAAATTTCTTCCCGCTGGGGAATAATATACGGAGAAAAAGCATGGATAAAGGCATGCGATAAAAGAAAAGCTTACCTTAATTTCATCCTAGAAAATTATTTAGAAGATGAGGCAACACAGGAAAAAGAATCCATCAAAAATGAAATAAAAATTCTCGACGAGATAAGAGCTTTACTTTCTAAATTCTTAAATATATTTCATCTTGAAAAAAAAGCTACACTAAAAAATTATATAAAATCATTGTTAGAGATTACAAGCCAGATTGGATCTGAAATCGAATCACCCTATACAAAAAAATTATTAAATTTATTTCATAGTTTGTTTAATAATTCATCCCACAGAATAAGCTTGAATACTTTACTTAATATTCTTACAAATCTATTATATCAAAAAATTGAGTACAGAAGTGAAGACTACGGCGTTACTATTTCTGATGTTATGAACATAAGAGGCGCGGAGCCAGAATGCATGGTAATTCTGGGCTTTGTAGACGGAGAATTTCCACTCTATAGGTACGATTCAAAATGGGAATTATCACTAAAAGAGGAATTGAACACACTTTTTAATGAACAAATTTTTGATATAGGTAAAAAATATCTGGTGGAGGAACAGTTTTTACTATATTACCTTATCTCATCTACTAAAAGCAAACTAATGTTGACCTACCCTGAATTTGACCTAAGAAGAAAACAGCTTCAAACTTCACCATTCATTTATGAGGTGGCAAATGTTTTAAAATCCCTTTCAAAATCCTTTTATATTGAATCCTATAACAGCAATAATATTGAATTAACAATCGATACAGCATACAACGAACAAGAATTGCTTGATGCTTCCTCTCTCAATAAAGAAATTATATCTGTTGTAGCCCCGGAAAAATATAAATTTATAATTGAAAGAGCGAGAATCGAAAATTGGAGAATAAATCGAATCTATAACTCCTTCACCGGAAAAATTTCTAACAACTCTCTTATAATGGAGTTTTTCAAAAAAAATATCTCGATTTCACGTTTACATGAATACACTAAGTGCCCTTTTTATTTCGCTTGTAAGAATATCTGGAAGATAGAGGTAGTTGAAGAACCTTACTTTGAAATTGACAGGATGATGATTGGACTGATAATACACAAGTTGCTCGAAGAGTATGTGAAGGATTTCTTACTCAGGAAGGAAATAAACCCTGAATTAAGCTGGGCTGAATACCTTGAACAATACGATCCCGAATGCGAAGATGAGATGATTGAAAATTTAATAAAAGAATATAACCATGAAATATCACTATTGCCACCCATGATACGAAATCAAAAGTTGGAATTTTTAAAACTGGGTTTAAAGAATTTTATAGATTACGAAATCGCCTTATCAAAAAAATCAAATTATCAGCCTATTTTCGCCGAAAAGGAAGTAAAAGCCAAAATAAATGAGCTATCATTGCCGGACGGATTAAAAGAGGTAAATTTTATAAGCAAAATAGATAGGATTGACTATAATATAGACTACAATGGTTACACAATCATCGAGTACAAATTGAGCTCAAGTAGTATTCCCAATACCCTTAAAAGCTTAGAGGAGAAAAGATATCTTCAGATACCATTTTACCTTTTAATGTTAAAATATAACAGAGGATATAGTGATAAACCGATTTTAGGTGGTGTATACTTCTCATTTAAAGATGGGACAAGATCAAATGCCTTTTCGAAAATACAACTTATAAAAAGGCAAAATAAATTTATTGAAGATCTCGATGAAAAATTGAATACAACAAAGAACATTTTATCTGAAATAATCAATAAAATCTACCAGGGAGACTTTTCTGTCAAACCTTTCGATTCAAATGAATGTAAAAACTGCGAATACAGTGACGTCTGCCATGTATATTATTAA
- a CDS encoding GldG family protein: MKFYRWLLITGIGLIFIGLIIYSITNLWDLKTIIPLAIGLGLTIFSLIKLDFTQIIKNRRFQYGSNAIIVILLVVAIVGLLDFFLARHTIRIDTTASKIFSLSDQTRKILKNLDKDVTVLAFVKDINKESVEDLLKEYAHLSKHFKYELIDPDEKPAIAKRHRVKAYGNLVIICNDREEQIDQATEEKITNAIIKVTREEKKKVYFVSGHGEGSITDNERYGFSKAKEAILEQNYEVEDLLLADKDSIPDNASVIVLPGPKKELFEHEKEMLKDYIDRGGSVLLMLDPRPSIGLIEFLKPYGVQVGDDIVIDASGLGRLFGAGPDIPLVANYGSHPIVSEMGNYMTFFPGVRSVRKDEENNDTKIKIVELAKTSPQSYAVKNFEEMYKTGKIKISKDDEKGPIPIAVAVTKNVEKDENKIRDKARLVVVGDSDFATNAYFSNQANGDLFMNMINWLLADEDLISIRPKSPDVRTVNMTPAQVKTVFWLTVIILPAISFIVGVLVYIRRR; encoded by the coding sequence ATGAAGTTTTATAGATGGTTATTAATTACTGGAATCGGCCTGATTTTCATAGGGCTTATTATCTATTCTATAACCAATCTATGGGATTTGAAAACAATAATACCACTTGCAATTGGTCTTGGATTGACAATTTTTTCACTAATAAAACTCGATTTCACGCAAATAATAAAGAACCGCAGATTTCAATATGGATCTAATGCCATAATAGTAATTCTTCTGGTTGTAGCAATTGTTGGCCTTCTGGACTTTTTCCTTGCAAGACATACAATTAGAATAGATACTACTGCAAGTAAGATCTTCAGCCTATCTGATCAAACAAGAAAAATTCTCAAAAATCTCGATAAAGATGTAACTGTACTTGCTTTTGTAAAAGATATAAACAAAGAGTCGGTAGAAGACCTCTTAAAAGAATATGCTCACCTTTCAAAACATTTCAAATATGAACTAATAGATCCGGATGAAAAACCAGCTATTGCGAAAAGGCATCGTGTTAAAGCTTACGGGAATCTTGTTATTATCTGTAACGATAGAGAGGAACAGATCGATCAGGCAACCGAAGAAAAAATAACCAACGCTATTATAAAAGTAACACGTGAGGAGAAAAAAAAGGTATATTTTGTTTCCGGACACGGAGAAGGAAGTATAACAGACAACGAAAGGTACGGGTTTTCAAAAGCGAAAGAGGCTATATTAGAGCAAAACTATGAGGTGGAGGATTTACTACTTGCAGATAAAGATTCAATACCAGATAATGCCTCAGTAATCGTTCTCCCCGGTCCAAAGAAAGAATTATTCGAACATGAAAAAGAAATGCTTAAAGACTACATTGATAGGGGTGGTAGTGTACTATTAATGCTTGATCCAAGACCATCAATTGGATTAATAGAGTTCCTTAAACCTTACGGTGTACAAGTTGGTGACGATATAGTTATAGATGCAAGTGGGCTGGGACGTCTATTTGGCGCTGGCCCTGATATACCCCTTGTGGCTAATTACGGATCACACCCAATTGTTAGCGAAATGGGTAACTATATGACCTTTTTCCCAGGTGTAAGATCCGTTAGAAAGGATGAAGAAAATAACGATACCAAGATTAAAATAGTAGAACTTGCCAAAACAAGTCCTCAGAGCTATGCAGTAAAAAATTTCGAAGAAATGTATAAAACAGGAAAGATAAAAATCAGTAAAGACGATGAAAAAGGTCCTATTCCAATCGCAGTAGCTGTAACCAAAAATGTTGAAAAAGATGAAAATAAAATACGTGATAAAGCAAGACTTGTCGTTGTTGGAGATTCTGATTTTGCCACTAACGCCTATTTTTCAAATCAAGCAAATGGCGATCTATTTATGAATATGATTAACTGGCTACTGGCTGATGAAGACCTGATTTCTATTAGACCAAAATCTCCAGATGTTAGAACAGTAAATATGACTCCAGCACAGGTTAAAACAGTGTTCTGGTTAACTGTTATAATCCTACCAGCTATCTCCTTTATAGTCGGCGTTTTGGTTTATATAAGGAGGAGGTAA
- a CDS encoding DUF58 domain-containing protein, with protein sequence MLPQELLKKVKLLELKTRNLVNDVFSGEYHSIFKGVGIEFSEVREYQYGDDIRTIDWNVTARYNKPFVKIFNEERELNVVLAIDLSASQYFGTIKKFKHEIATEICALLAFSAIKNNDKVGLLIFTDTIEKFIPPKKGKSNGLRVLREILYFNPESKATNISSAIEYLIRILKRKSIIFIISDFLDDGFIHSMKILNKKHDVIAIKLKDHREKELIPMGLMRIYDPETGEEVWIDLSNRKKIQTYKDYIEQREQEFIKEAKKMKLDLIEIDTGKSYIEPLVRFFKLRELKYKR encoded by the coding sequence ATGCTACCACAGGAATTATTAAAAAAAGTAAAACTATTAGAACTAAAGACAAGGAACTTGGTTAATGATGTATTTAGTGGCGAATATCATTCTATATTCAAGGGAGTTGGAATCGAATTCTCTGAAGTCAGGGAGTATCAGTATGGAGATGATATCCGAACGATTGACTGGAATGTTACAGCAAGATACAATAAACCATTCGTAAAAATTTTCAATGAGGAAAGAGAATTAAACGTTGTACTCGCCATCGACCTTTCTGCATCCCAATATTTTGGTACTATAAAAAAATTTAAACATGAAATTGCAACAGAAATTTGCGCTCTTCTTGCTTTTTCTGCTATAAAAAATAATGATAAAGTAGGCCTGTTAATCTTTACCGATACAATAGAAAAATTTATACCTCCCAAAAAAGGCAAAAGCAATGGATTGAGGGTTCTAAGGGAAATTCTTTATTTTAATCCAGAATCAAAGGCAACAAATATATCAAGTGCTATAGAATACCTTATCAGAATTTTAAAAAGAAAATCTATTATATTTATTATTTCAGATTTTCTTGATGATGGTTTTATTCATTCAATGAAAATATTAAATAAAAAACACGATGTTATTGCTATAAAACTAAAAGATCATAGAGAAAAAGAATTGATACCTATGGGATTGATGAGAATATATGATCCGGAAACAGGTGAAGAAGTATGGATTGATCTATCCAACAGAAAAAAAATTCAAACTTATAAGGACTATATTGAACAAAGGGAACAGGAATTCATTAAAGAAGCGAAAAAAATGAAACTTGATCTAATCGAGATTGACACAGGAAAAAGCTATATCGAACCACTAGTGAGATTTTTCAAATTGAGGGAACTCAAGTACAAAAGATAA
- a CDS encoding ABC transporter permease subunit — translation MSNIIAIFKRDARGYFTSPIAYIVIGLFLVVSGIFFYLMLRSFLQYSYAAMMQRAGYPINVNLMLIRPFLLNTSVIILFIVPIITMRSFSEDKKSGTMELLLTSPITNSQIIIGKFIASYLLYTVMVSMTFIFMIFLFIWGKPQFMPIFIGYIGILLLGAALVATGNFISSLTENQIVAAIGTFGATMLLWVIGFAGDFAGKVFGNILKYLSIIEHFDDFSKGIFDTNHLVFYLSLMLIMLFLTYQSIESSKWRG, via the coding sequence ATGAGTAACATAATTGCTATATTCAAAAGGGATGCCCGTGGATACTTTACATCTCCAATCGCTTATATCGTCATTGGATTGTTTCTTGTGGTCTCGGGAATTTTCTTTTATTTAATGTTAAGAAGCTTCCTGCAATATAGCTACGCCGCAATGATGCAAAGAGCGGGGTACCCAATCAACGTTAACCTCATGCTGATCAGACCATTTCTTCTGAATACCTCGGTGATAATACTCTTTATTGTTCCTATAATCACTATGAGGTCATTCTCCGAGGATAAAAAAAGCGGCACAATGGAATTACTTCTAACAAGCCCTATAACAAATTCCCAGATTATAATTGGTAAATTCATAGCATCCTATCTGCTTTACACTGTGATGGTTTCAATGACATTCATATTTATGATTTTTCTTTTTATATGGGGAAAACCGCAATTTATGCCAATTTTTATTGGTTATATAGGAATACTACTCTTAGGTGCTGCTCTAGTAGCAACTGGGAATTTTATATCATCGCTGACAGAAAACCAGATTGTGGCAGCTATCGGAACCTTTGGCGCTACAATGCTACTTTGGGTTATCGGATTTGCCGGCGATTTTGCAGGAAAGGTCTTTGGAAATATCTTGAAATATCTATCAATAATTGAGCACTTTGACGATTTCTCAAAGGGAATATTCGATACAAATCATCTGGTATTCTATCTTTCATTGATGCTTATAATGTTATTTCTAACATATCAATCAATAGAATCTTCAAAATGGAGGGGATAA
- a CDS encoding DUF4381 family protein encodes MKRNTIFPNTVILIILFFTNIHSLTKSINVSISIDTTIATIGDRINLNIVLSYPTNKTPILPKTTNKIGDFEIIDYKFFKPKIEGDCIKQKAKFVITSFDTGKATVPSFNILFVDKNDSTSIDTFKTKECSVNFISTLPPNTQDIKDIKPPFPLPSIIQWDYIIVSLVVILLIIAGIIYYTKWKRSLYYFKVMDKFLTPPHIEAIEKIEEIKKDGSVPSYKRCEQLSSILRRYLERRYFMRALEMTTEEITEALSLQEVDDFSKKLIIKVLEQLDEVKYANKPIDEKNIESIANEAIQFIYDTKKEPLIKTEEV; translated from the coding sequence ATGAAAAGAAATACGATTTTCCCGAATACGGTTATATTGATTATTTTATTCTTTACAAATATTCATTCATTAACTAAATCAATAAATGTTTCAATAAGCATTGATACCACCATTGCAACAATTGGCGATAGAATTAATTTAAATATAGTACTTTCGTACCCAACCAATAAAACCCCAATCTTACCTAAAACAACCAACAAAATAGGTGATTTTGAAATCATTGATTATAAATTTTTTAAACCAAAAATAGAAGGAGATTGTATAAAACAAAAAGCAAAATTTGTAATCACAAGCTTCGATACGGGGAAGGCTACAGTTCCCTCTTTCAATATTCTATTTGTTGATAAAAACGATTCAACATCAATTGATACATTCAAAACCAAAGAATGTAGTGTTAATTTTATTTCAACCCTACCACCAAATACTCAAGATATAAAAGATATTAAGCCTCCTTTCCCTCTACCATCAATAATCCAATGGGACTATATCATTGTTTCATTAGTAGTAATCCTACTTATAATCGCAGGAATTATATATTACACGAAATGGAAAAGGAGCTTATATTATTTTAAAGTAATGGATAAATTTCTTACTCCGCCCCACATAGAAGCTATCGAAAAAATTGAAGAAATAAAAAAAGATGGTTCCGTTCCATCATACAAAAGATGTGAACAATTATCTTCCATATTGAGAAGATATCTTGAACGTAGATATTTTATGAGAGCTCTTGAGATGACAACAGAAGAAATAACAGAAGCCCTTAGTTTACAAGAAGTAGACGATTTTAGTAAAAAATTGATAATAAAAGTTCTCGAACAGCTAGACGAGGTTAAATACGCTAATAAGCCTATAGATGAAAAAAATATAGAATCCATAGCTAATGAGGCAATACAGTTTATATATGATACAAAAAAGGAACCTTTAATCAAAACTGAGGAGGTATAA